A DNA window from Brassica napus cultivar Da-Ae chromosome A4, Da-Ae, whole genome shotgun sequence contains the following coding sequences:
- the LOC106445138 gene encoding uncharacterized protein LOC106445138: MEAPSSEEILQCMNSSLSQIKWRIKPSSKRRLDIDVLALCTGMRPVVMIDYGGKLPELQTRLLSLLELLQEALPVFKSLRVMVIEDMIYLINVRTLPKWLSSEPELFFVDLEQDPPQMVKQSKESDLGMQFRSIQKLFSSTFPLHGSNNDTTTALDEANSSLFIDLSCCLQDTKVTIPTLNGWLLDYPVVYLFGTDHIEDAIYNLSTKSLRIFKVLVQRNCATGEDSYSEELTSFSVPYDLSMEGSKELWAESFLERMSSRWEECKHIWRSLDLQVSECYPQAIVL; this comes from the exons ATGGAGGCTCCAAGCTCTGAGGAAATACTTCAATGTATGaactcttctctctctcagatCAAATGGCGTATCAAGCCCTCTTCCAAACGCCGCCTCGATATAG ATGTGCTGGCACTATGCACGGGGATGAGACCCGTTGTGATGATTGACTATGGTGGCAAGCTGCCTGAGCTACAAACTCGCTTGCTTTCCCTTCTTGAGCTTCTCCAAgag GCTTTACCAGTTTTCAAATCTCTGAGGGTTATGGTCATAGAGGATATGATTTACCTGATTAATGTAAGAACACTGCCCAAGTGGTTGAGTTCAGAACCTGAATTGTTCTTTGTCGATCTGGAACAAGATCCTCCACAG ATGGTAAAGCAAAGTAAAGAAAGCGATCTAGGGATGCAGTTTAGGTCGATTCAGAAGCTCTTCTCCTCCACATTTCCTTTACATGGCAGCAATAATGATACCACTACAGCACTTGATGAAGCCAACTCTTCTTTATTCATTGATCTTAGTTGTTGTTTACAAGACACTAAGGTTACAATCCCAACACTTAACGG ATGGCTCTTGGACTATCCGGTTGTGTATTTATTCGGCACAGATCACATAGAAGATGCAATCTACAACCTCTCTACCAAGTCTCTCCGCATCTTCAAAGTTCTTGTACAAAG GAACTGTGCCACCGGAGAAGACTCTTATTCAGAAGAGCTAACGAG TTTCTCAGTGCCATATGATCTGAGTATGGAAGGTAGCAAGGAATTGTGGGCTGAATCATTTCTGGAGAGGATGAGTTCTAGGTGGGAAGAATGCAAACACATTTGGAGATCTTTGGACTTGCAAGTTTCTGAATGTTATCCTCAAGCAATTGTTCTTTGA
- the LOC106445136 gene encoding probable fructokinase-4 produces MSTSNGEKSLIVSFGEMLIDFVPTVSGVSLSEAPGFIKAPGGAPANVAIAVARLGGRAAFVGKLGDDEFGHMLAGILKQNGVSAEGINFDTGARTALAFVTLRSDGEREFMFYRNPSADMLLRPDELNLDLIRSAKVFHYGSISLIVEPCRSAHLKAMEVAKEAGALLSYDPNLRLPLWPSKEEAKKQILSIWDKAEVIKVSDEELMFLTGSDNVDDETALSLWHDNLKLLLVTLGEKGCNYYTKSFRGSVDPFHVDAVDTTGAGDSYVGALLCNIVDDRSVLEDEARLREVLRFANACGAITTTKKGAIPALPTVSEVQALLNGN; encoded by the exons ATGTCTACATCCAACGGCGAGAAAAGCTTGATCGTGAGCTTCGGTGAGATGCTCATCGACTTTGTCCCCACTGTCTCCGGCGTATCACTCTCTGAGGCTCCTGGCTTCATCAAGGCTCCCGGTGGTGCACCTGCCAACGTTGCTATTGCTGTCGCTCGTCTCGGTGGCCGTGCTGCTTTTGTCGGAAAGCTCGGTGACGATGAGTTTGGTCACATGCTCGCCGGAATCTTGAAACAAAACGGTGTCTCTGCAGAAGGAATCAactttgatactggagctaggACGGCGCTTGCGTTCGTGACGCTTAGATCTGATGGAGAACGTGAGTTCATGTTTTACCGGAACCCTAGCGCCGACATGCTCCTCCGTCCCGATGAGCTTAACCTCGATCTCATCAGATCT GCTAAGGTGTTTCACTATGGATCAATTAGTCTCATCGTGGAGCCATGTAGATCTGCTCATCTGAAAGCCATGGAGGTGGCTAAAGAAGCTGGTGCATTGCTCTCTTATGACCCAAACTTGAGGCTACCTTTGTGGCCTTCCAAGGAGGAGGCTAAGAAGCAGATTCTTAGCATCTGGGACAAAGCTGAAGTGATCAAAGTCAGCGATGAAGAGCTTATGTTCTTGACTGGATCTGATAACGTTGATGATGAGACTGCTCTGTCTCTGTGGCATGATAACTTGAAACTTCTCTTGGTCACTTTGGGTGAAAAGGGTTGTAATTATTACACCaag AGCTTCCGTGGATCTGTTGATCCTTTCCATGTGGACGCTGTGGACACAACTGGTGCTGGTGATTCATATGTTGGTGCCTTGCTTTGCAACATTGTTGATGACCGCTCTGTTCTTGAG GATGAAGCTCGTCTTAGAGAAGTGCTCAGGTTTGCAAATGCATGTGGAGCCATTACAACTACCAAGAAAGGAGCAATTCCAGCTCTTCCCACAGTGTCTGAAGTTCAAGCTCTCCTGAATGGAAACTGA
- the LOC106445140 gene encoding CMP-sialic acid transporter 3 isoform X2: MSSWLRVYKLVQRKKMNGKVVCSVCRSKTISRAYDDHKTRVTSKQRVLNVLLVVGDCMLVGLQPVLVYMSKVDGKFNFSPISVNFLTEIAKVVFAIVMLLIQAKHQKVGEKPLLSVSTFVQAARNNVLLAVPALLYAINNYLKFTMQLYFNPATVKMLSNLKVLVIAVLLKMVMKRRFSIIQWEALALLLIGISVNQLRSLPEGATAIGIPLATGAYICTIIFVTVPSMASVFNEYALKSQYDTSIYLQNLFLYGYGAIFNFLGILATVIYKGPESFDILQGHSRATVFLIMNNAAQGILSSFFFKYADTILKKYSSTVATIFTGIASAALFGHVITMNFLLGISIVFISMHQFFSPLAKVKDEHQQNGSLELSNAKDTHRADDSFINMAAGANEEATQRGESDDRTPLLPR, from the exons ATGTCAA GTTGGCTCAGAGTCTATAAGTTGGTTCAGAGAAAAAAGATGAATGGGAAGGTTGTGTGCAGTGTATGTCGTAGCAAAACTATTTCGAGGGCTTATGATGATCATAAGACTAGGGTGACCTCGAAGCAACGCGTCCTCAATGTCCTTTTGGTTGTTGGTGATTGCATGCTTGTTGGTCTACAG cCTGTGTTGGTGTACATGTCTAAGGTGGATGGCAAGTTCAACTTCAGTCCTATTAGTGTCAACTTCTTGACGGAAATTGCTAAAGTTGTTTTTGCCATTGTGATGCTTTTAATCCAG GCCAAGCACCAAAAAGTTGGGGAGAAGCCACTTCTATCTGTTTCAACATTTGTCCAG GCAGCTCGAAACAATGTGCTTCTTGCTGTTCCAGCCCTGTTGTATGCAATCAATAACTATCTCAAGTTCACAATGCAG CTATATTTCAACCCTGCTACTGTGAAGATGCTTAGCAATTTAAAGGTTTTGGTCATTGCTGTTCTACTGAAGATGGTAATGAAGCGGCGGTTTTCCATCATTCAG TGGGAGGCACTTGCTCTGTTGCTGATAGGGATTAGTGTAAATCAACTGCGCTCTCTTCCTGAAGGTGCTACCGCCATTGGCATTCCTCTTGCTACGGGTGCATACATCTGTACCATTATCTTT GTTACTGTCCCATCAATGGCATCTGTCTTCAACGAGTATGCTCTGAAGAGTCAGTATGACACAAGCATTTATCTACAG AACTTGTTTCTTTATGGCTATGGTGCGATATTCAACTTTCTTGGCATACTAGCAACTGTTATATATAAAG GTCCTGAAAGCTTTGACATCCTACAAGGACATTCAAGGGCAACCGTGTTTCTAATAATGAACAACGCAGCACAAGGGATTCTATCCTCCTTTTTCTTCAAATATGCAG ATACAATCTTGAAGAAATATTCATCCACAGTAGCCACAATATTTACCGGCATAGCATCTGCAGCACTCTTTGGACATGTGATAACCATGAACTTCCTTCTTGGGATTTCCATCGTTTTCATTTCAATGCACCAG TTCTTTTCACCCCTTGCCAAAGTGAAAGACGAGCATCAACAGAACGGTAGCCTAGAATTAAGCAATGCAAAGGATACACACAG GGCTGATGATTCATTCATCAACATGGCCGCAGGAGCAAATGAAGAG GCTACTCAACGTGGTGAATCAGACGATAGAACACCGCTTCTTCCCAGATGa
- the LOC106445140 gene encoding CMP-sialic acid transporter 3 isoform X1: protein MFLSGWLRVYKLVQRKKMNGKVVCSVCRSKTISRAYDDHKTRVTSKQRVLNVLLVVGDCMLVGLQPVLVYMSKVDGKFNFSPISVNFLTEIAKVVFAIVMLLIQAKHQKVGEKPLLSVSTFVQAARNNVLLAVPALLYAINNYLKFTMQLYFNPATVKMLSNLKVLVIAVLLKMVMKRRFSIIQWEALALLLIGISVNQLRSLPEGATAIGIPLATGAYICTIIFVTVPSMASVFNEYALKSQYDTSIYLQNLFLYGYGAIFNFLGILATVIYKGPESFDILQGHSRATVFLIMNNAAQGILSSFFFKYADTILKKYSSTVATIFTGIASAALFGHVITMNFLLGISIVFISMHQFFSPLAKVKDEHQQNGSLELSNAKDTHRADDSFINMAAGANEEATQRGESDDRTPLLPR from the exons ATGTTTCTTTCAGGTTGGCTCAGAGTCTATAAGTTGGTTCAGAGAAAAAAGATGAATGGGAAGGTTGTGTGCAGTGTATGTCGTAGCAAAACTATTTCGAGGGCTTATGATGATCATAAGACTAGGGTGACCTCGAAGCAACGCGTCCTCAATGTCCTTTTGGTTGTTGGTGATTGCATGCTTGTTGGTCTACAG cCTGTGTTGGTGTACATGTCTAAGGTGGATGGCAAGTTCAACTTCAGTCCTATTAGTGTCAACTTCTTGACGGAAATTGCTAAAGTTGTTTTTGCCATTGTGATGCTTTTAATCCAG GCCAAGCACCAAAAAGTTGGGGAGAAGCCACTTCTATCTGTTTCAACATTTGTCCAG GCAGCTCGAAACAATGTGCTTCTTGCTGTTCCAGCCCTGTTGTATGCAATCAATAACTATCTCAAGTTCACAATGCAG CTATATTTCAACCCTGCTACTGTGAAGATGCTTAGCAATTTAAAGGTTTTGGTCATTGCTGTTCTACTGAAGATGGTAATGAAGCGGCGGTTTTCCATCATTCAG TGGGAGGCACTTGCTCTGTTGCTGATAGGGATTAGTGTAAATCAACTGCGCTCTCTTCCTGAAGGTGCTACCGCCATTGGCATTCCTCTTGCTACGGGTGCATACATCTGTACCATTATCTTT GTTACTGTCCCATCAATGGCATCTGTCTTCAACGAGTATGCTCTGAAGAGTCAGTATGACACAAGCATTTATCTACAG AACTTGTTTCTTTATGGCTATGGTGCGATATTCAACTTTCTTGGCATACTAGCAACTGTTATATATAAAG GTCCTGAAAGCTTTGACATCCTACAAGGACATTCAAGGGCAACCGTGTTTCTAATAATGAACAACGCAGCACAAGGGATTCTATCCTCCTTTTTCTTCAAATATGCAG ATACAATCTTGAAGAAATATTCATCCACAGTAGCCACAATATTTACCGGCATAGCATCTGCAGCACTCTTTGGACATGTGATAACCATGAACTTCCTTCTTGGGATTTCCATCGTTTTCATTTCAATGCACCAG TTCTTTTCACCCCTTGCCAAAGTGAAAGACGAGCATCAACAGAACGGTAGCCTAGAATTAAGCAATGCAAAGGATACACACAG GGCTGATGATTCATTCATCAACATGGCCGCAGGAGCAAATGAAGAG GCTACTCAACGTGGTGAATCAGACGATAGAACACCGCTTCTTCCCAGATGa
- the LOC106445140 gene encoding CMP-sialic acid transporter 3 isoform X3 — translation MNGKVVCSVCRSKTISRAYDDHKTRVTSKQRVLNVLLVVGDCMLVGLQPVLVYMSKVDGKFNFSPISVNFLTEIAKVVFAIVMLLIQAKHQKVGEKPLLSVSTFVQAARNNVLLAVPALLYAINNYLKFTMQLYFNPATVKMLSNLKVLVIAVLLKMVMKRRFSIIQWEALALLLIGISVNQLRSLPEGATAIGIPLATGAYICTIIFVTVPSMASVFNEYALKSQYDTSIYLQNLFLYGYGAIFNFLGILATVIYKGPESFDILQGHSRATVFLIMNNAAQGILSSFFFKYADTILKKYSSTVATIFTGIASAALFGHVITMNFLLGISIVFISMHQFFSPLAKVKDEHQQNGSLELSNAKDTHRADDSFINMAAGANEEATQRGESDDRTPLLPR, via the exons ATGAATGGGAAGGTTGTGTGCAGTGTATGTCGTAGCAAAACTATTTCGAGGGCTTATGATGATCATAAGACTAGGGTGACCTCGAAGCAACGCGTCCTCAATGTCCTTTTGGTTGTTGGTGATTGCATGCTTGTTGGTCTACAG cCTGTGTTGGTGTACATGTCTAAGGTGGATGGCAAGTTCAACTTCAGTCCTATTAGTGTCAACTTCTTGACGGAAATTGCTAAAGTTGTTTTTGCCATTGTGATGCTTTTAATCCAG GCCAAGCACCAAAAAGTTGGGGAGAAGCCACTTCTATCTGTTTCAACATTTGTCCAG GCAGCTCGAAACAATGTGCTTCTTGCTGTTCCAGCCCTGTTGTATGCAATCAATAACTATCTCAAGTTCACAATGCAG CTATATTTCAACCCTGCTACTGTGAAGATGCTTAGCAATTTAAAGGTTTTGGTCATTGCTGTTCTACTGAAGATGGTAATGAAGCGGCGGTTTTCCATCATTCAG TGGGAGGCACTTGCTCTGTTGCTGATAGGGATTAGTGTAAATCAACTGCGCTCTCTTCCTGAAGGTGCTACCGCCATTGGCATTCCTCTTGCTACGGGTGCATACATCTGTACCATTATCTTT GTTACTGTCCCATCAATGGCATCTGTCTTCAACGAGTATGCTCTGAAGAGTCAGTATGACACAAGCATTTATCTACAG AACTTGTTTCTTTATGGCTATGGTGCGATATTCAACTTTCTTGGCATACTAGCAACTGTTATATATAAAG GTCCTGAAAGCTTTGACATCCTACAAGGACATTCAAGGGCAACCGTGTTTCTAATAATGAACAACGCAGCACAAGGGATTCTATCCTCCTTTTTCTTCAAATATGCAG ATACAATCTTGAAGAAATATTCATCCACAGTAGCCACAATATTTACCGGCATAGCATCTGCAGCACTCTTTGGACATGTGATAACCATGAACTTCCTTCTTGGGATTTCCATCGTTTTCATTTCAATGCACCAG TTCTTTTCACCCCTTGCCAAAGTGAAAGACGAGCATCAACAGAACGGTAGCCTAGAATTAAGCAATGCAAAGGATACACACAG GGCTGATGATTCATTCATCAACATGGCCGCAGGAGCAAATGAAGAG GCTACTCAACGTGGTGAATCAGACGATAGAACACCGCTTCTTCCCAGATGa
- the LOC106445140 gene encoding CMP-sialic acid transporter 3 isoform X4, translating to MSKVDGKFNFSPISVNFLTEIAKVVFAIVMLLIQAKHQKVGEKPLLSVSTFVQAARNNVLLAVPALLYAINNYLKFTMQLYFNPATVKMLSNLKVLVIAVLLKMVMKRRFSIIQWEALALLLIGISVNQLRSLPEGATAIGIPLATGAYICTIIFVTVPSMASVFNEYALKSQYDTSIYLQNLFLYGYGAIFNFLGILATVIYKGPESFDILQGHSRATVFLIMNNAAQGILSSFFFKYADTILKKYSSTVATIFTGIASAALFGHVITMNFLLGISIVFISMHQFFSPLAKVKDEHQQNGSLELSNAKDTHRADDSFINMAAGANEEATQRGESDDRTPLLPR from the exons ATGTCTAAGGTGGATGGCAAGTTCAACTTCAGTCCTATTAGTGTCAACTTCTTGACGGAAATTGCTAAAGTTGTTTTTGCCATTGTGATGCTTTTAATCCAG GCCAAGCACCAAAAAGTTGGGGAGAAGCCACTTCTATCTGTTTCAACATTTGTCCAG GCAGCTCGAAACAATGTGCTTCTTGCTGTTCCAGCCCTGTTGTATGCAATCAATAACTATCTCAAGTTCACAATGCAG CTATATTTCAACCCTGCTACTGTGAAGATGCTTAGCAATTTAAAGGTTTTGGTCATTGCTGTTCTACTGAAGATGGTAATGAAGCGGCGGTTTTCCATCATTCAG TGGGAGGCACTTGCTCTGTTGCTGATAGGGATTAGTGTAAATCAACTGCGCTCTCTTCCTGAAGGTGCTACCGCCATTGGCATTCCTCTTGCTACGGGTGCATACATCTGTACCATTATCTTT GTTACTGTCCCATCAATGGCATCTGTCTTCAACGAGTATGCTCTGAAGAGTCAGTATGACACAAGCATTTATCTACAG AACTTGTTTCTTTATGGCTATGGTGCGATATTCAACTTTCTTGGCATACTAGCAACTGTTATATATAAAG GTCCTGAAAGCTTTGACATCCTACAAGGACATTCAAGGGCAACCGTGTTTCTAATAATGAACAACGCAGCACAAGGGATTCTATCCTCCTTTTTCTTCAAATATGCAG ATACAATCTTGAAGAAATATTCATCCACAGTAGCCACAATATTTACCGGCATAGCATCTGCAGCACTCTTTGGACATGTGATAACCATGAACTTCCTTCTTGGGATTTCCATCGTTTTCATTTCAATGCACCAG TTCTTTTCACCCCTTGCCAAAGTGAAAGACGAGCATCAACAGAACGGTAGCCTAGAATTAAGCAATGCAAAGGATACACACAG GGCTGATGATTCATTCATCAACATGGCCGCAGGAGCAAATGAAGAG GCTACTCAACGTGGTGAATCAGACGATAGAACACCGCTTCTTCCCAGATGa
- the LOC106445139 gene encoding PTI1-like tyrosine-protein kinase 3 isoform X2: MRRWLCCACHVEEPYHASENEHLRSPKHHIDYGYNKRAPVALKPAALKEPPSIDVPALSLDELKEKTDNFGSKSLIGEGSYGRAYYATLKDGKAVAVKKLDNAAEPESNIEFLTQVSRVSKLHHDNFVQLFGYCVEGNLRILAYEFATMGSLHDILHGRKGVQGAQPGPTLDWIQRVRIAVDAARGLEYLHEKVQPVVIHRDIRSSNVLLFEDFKAKIADFNLSNQSPDMAARLHSTRVLGTFGYHAPEYAMTGQLTQKSDVYSFGVVLLELLTGRKPVDHTMPRGQQSLVTWATPRLSEDKVKQCVDPKLKGDYPPKAVAKLAAVAALCVQYESEFRPNMSIVVKALQPLLRSSTAVPVQSQGI; this comes from the exons ATGCGTAGGTGGTTGTGCTGCGCTTGCCACGTCGAAGAGCCTTACCATGCTTCTGAAAACGAGCACCTGAGAAGCCCCAAGCACCATATTGATTACG GGTACAATAAAAGAGCACCGGTTGCTTTGAAGCCTGCTGCTTTAAAGGAGCCACCATCCATCGACGTCCCTGCATTGTCATTAGATGAGTTAAAAGAAAAGACTGATAACTTCGGATCAAAGTCTTTGATCGGTGAAGGATCCTACGGAAGAGCCTACTACGCAACTTTGAAAGACGGCAAAGCCGTGGCTGTCAAGAAGCTTGACAACGCAGCTGAGCCTGAATCAAACATCGAGTTCTTGACTCAAGTCTCAAGAGTCTCTAAGCTGCACCATGATAACTTCGTCCAGCTCTTTGGTTACTGCGTCGAAGGGAACCTCCGCATACTCGCTTATGAGTTTGCAACCATGGGATCTTTGCATGACATTTTGCATGGGAGGAAGGGAGTTCAGGGGGCACAGCCAGGTCCAACTCTTGATTGGATCCAACGGGTGAGAATCGCCGTTGATGCAGCTAGAGGGCTTGAGTATTTACATGAGAAGGTTCAGCCTGTGGTGATACACAGAGATATTCGTTCAAGCAATGTGCTTTTGTTTGAAGACTTCAAAGCCAAGATTGCTGATTTTAATCTGTCTAATCAGTCTCCTGACATGGCTGCTCGTCTCCATTCGACGAGAGTCTTGGGAACGTTCGGTTACCATGCACCGGAGTATGCTATGACTGGTCAGCTGACGCAGAAGAGTGATGTTTATAGTTTCGGCGTGGTGCTTTTGGAGCTTTTGACTGGGAGAAAGCCTGTTGATCATACGATGCCTCGCGGCCAGCAGAGTCTTGTCACTTGGGCTACTCCGAGGTTGAGTGAAGACAAAGTGAAGCAGTGTGTTGATCCTAAACTCAAAGGAGACTATCCTCCTAAAGCAGTTGcaaag CTTGCGGCGGTTGCAGCGTTGTGTGTGCAATACGAATCAGAGTTTAGGCCGAACATGAGCATTGTGGTAAAAGCTCTGCAACCATTGCTGAGGTCATCAACAGCAGTACCTGTTCAATCACAGGGGATATGA
- the LOC106445139 gene encoding PTI1-like tyrosine-protein kinase 3 isoform X1, translating to MPLAVFSFLSLFLKISSSFVGVSSSLSMYSMDSDYHRRGLAADDRSPVYFVRLDKPRAVDDLYIGKREKMRRWLCCACHVEEPYHASENEHLRSPKHHIDYGYNKRAPVALKPAALKEPPSIDVPALSLDELKEKTDNFGSKSLIGEGSYGRAYYATLKDGKAVAVKKLDNAAEPESNIEFLTQVSRVSKLHHDNFVQLFGYCVEGNLRILAYEFATMGSLHDILHGRKGVQGAQPGPTLDWIQRVRIAVDAARGLEYLHEKVQPVVIHRDIRSSNVLLFEDFKAKIADFNLSNQSPDMAARLHSTRVLGTFGYHAPEYAMTGQLTQKSDVYSFGVVLLELLTGRKPVDHTMPRGQQSLVTWATPRLSEDKVKQCVDPKLKGDYPPKAVAKLAAVAALCVQYESEFRPNMSIVVKALQPLLRSSTAVPVQSQGI from the exons ATGCCCTTAGCTGTTTTCTCCTTTTTATCTCTGTTTCTTAAAATCTCTTCCTCTTTTGTGGGTGTTTCGAGTTCTTTAAGTATGTATTCAATGGATTCTGATTATCATCGCCGTGGTCTCGCG GCGGACGATCGTTCACCAGTATACTTTGTTCGGCTAGATAAACCGAGAGCTGTAGACGATCTCTACATAGGCAAGAGAGAAAAGATGCGTAGGTGGTTGTGCTGCGCTTGCCACGTCGAAGAGCCTTACCATGCTTCTGAAAACGAGCACCTGAGAAGCCCCAAGCACCATATTGATTACG GGTACAATAAAAGAGCACCGGTTGCTTTGAAGCCTGCTGCTTTAAAGGAGCCACCATCCATCGACGTCCCTGCATTGTCATTAGATGAGTTAAAAGAAAAGACTGATAACTTCGGATCAAAGTCTTTGATCGGTGAAGGATCCTACGGAAGAGCCTACTACGCAACTTTGAAAGACGGCAAAGCCGTGGCTGTCAAGAAGCTTGACAACGCAGCTGAGCCTGAATCAAACATCGAGTTCTTGACTCAAGTCTCAAGAGTCTCTAAGCTGCACCATGATAACTTCGTCCAGCTCTTTGGTTACTGCGTCGAAGGGAACCTCCGCATACTCGCTTATGAGTTTGCAACCATGGGATCTTTGCATGACATTTTGCATGGGAGGAAGGGAGTTCAGGGGGCACAGCCAGGTCCAACTCTTGATTGGATCCAACGGGTGAGAATCGCCGTTGATGCAGCTAGAGGGCTTGAGTATTTACATGAGAAGGTTCAGCCTGTGGTGATACACAGAGATATTCGTTCAAGCAATGTGCTTTTGTTTGAAGACTTCAAAGCCAAGATTGCTGATTTTAATCTGTCTAATCAGTCTCCTGACATGGCTGCTCGTCTCCATTCGACGAGAGTCTTGGGAACGTTCGGTTACCATGCACCGGAGTATGCTATGACTGGTCAGCTGACGCAGAAGAGTGATGTTTATAGTTTCGGCGTGGTGCTTTTGGAGCTTTTGACTGGGAGAAAGCCTGTTGATCATACGATGCCTCGCGGCCAGCAGAGTCTTGTCACTTGGGCTACTCCGAGGTTGAGTGAAGACAAAGTGAAGCAGTGTGTTGATCCTAAACTCAAAGGAGACTATCCTCCTAAAGCAGTTGcaaag CTTGCGGCGGTTGCAGCGTTGTGTGTGCAATACGAATCAGAGTTTAGGCCGAACATGAGCATTGTGGTAAAAGCTCTGCAACCATTGCTGAGGTCATCAACAGCAGTACCTGTTCAATCACAGGGGATATGA